The following are from one region of the Chitinophagales bacterium genome:
- a CDS encoding NADH dehydrogenase translates to MSVRIPVSDLPRVVVIGGGFGGIEFCKHLDTTSYQLVLIDRHNYHTFQPLLYQVATAGLEPSSIAGPLRKLFEHKPNFYFRMGEVLKIHPARNCIQTSLGALSYDYLVIASGSQTSFFGQEANFVEVYPLKELPDALSLRNSILQNFEDALLTDDPMERRHLMSIVIVGAGPTGVEIAGALSELRKHVLPKDYPELDFNEMKIFLIEGVDRVLSSMSPLSSADAFKHLLAMGIEVKVGKRVVRHNGKEAVLNDGTTIPCKTMVWAAGVTGSLIEGLPPQSVVRGNRLLVDAWNRVEGCANIFAIGDVAAMITPDNPSGHPQLAPVAIQQGRQLAENLNRVLHDEPMRPFRYRHKGTMATIGRNKAVADLPGRIHLKGFLAWLAWMGLHLIQLIGFRNRIVVLVNWIWNYVTYDRSIRLILRAKK, encoded by the coding sequence ATGTCTGTCCGCATTCCTGTATCTGACCTTCCAAGAGTTGTGGTTATCGGAGGAGGCTTCGGAGGAATTGAATTCTGCAAGCACCTGGACACTACGAGTTATCAGCTCGTACTGATAGATCGACATAACTATCATACCTTTCAGCCCCTGCTTTATCAGGTGGCTACTGCGGGCCTGGAACCCAGCTCCATAGCCGGTCCCCTGCGCAAGCTGTTTGAGCATAAGCCGAATTTTTATTTCCGCATGGGTGAAGTACTGAAAATTCATCCTGCCCGCAACTGCATACAAACCTCACTGGGGGCGCTCAGTTATGATTATCTGGTCATTGCCAGCGGTTCACAAACCAGTTTCTTCGGACAGGAGGCCAACTTCGTTGAAGTTTATCCGCTAAAAGAACTGCCCGATGCTCTCAGTCTGCGTAACTCCATTCTGCAAAACTTTGAAGACGCTCTGCTCACGGATGACCCCATGGAAAGACGCCATCTGATGAGCATCGTCATTGTGGGAGCTGGTCCCACCGGTGTGGAAATAGCCGGTGCCCTCAGCGAGCTGCGCAAGCATGTGCTCCCGAAAGACTATCCCGAGCTGGATTTTAACGAAATGAAAATTTTTCTTATTGAAGGTGTGGATAGGGTGCTCTCCTCTATGTCTCCCCTCTCATCGGCCGATGCCTTTAAGCACTTGCTGGCTATGGGCATAGAGGTTAAAGTGGGCAAGCGCGTGGTCAGGCATAACGGAAAAGAAGCTGTGTTGAATGATGGCACTACCATTCCGTGCAAAACAATGGTGTGGGCAGCCGGAGTGACCGGAAGTTTGATTGAAGGACTTCCTCCCCAATCCGTTGTGAGAGGCAATCGCCTGCTGGTAGATGCATGGAATCGTGTGGAAGGATGTGCCAACATTTTTGCAATCGGAGATGTTGCCGCTATGATAACTCCGGATAACCCCAGCGGTCATCCCCAGCTTGCGCCCGTGGCAATACAGCAGGGCAGGCAGCTGGCTGAAAACCTGAACCGTGTTCTTCATGATGAGCCCATGAGACCTTTCAGGTATCGCCACAAAGGCACAATGGCCACCATCGGCCGCAACAAAGCCGTAGCCGACCTCCCCGGACGTATACACCTGAAAGGCTTTCTGGCCTGGCTGGCCTGGATGGGGCTACACCTCATTCAACTGATTGGCTTCCGTAATCGTATTGTAGTGCTGGTAAACTGGATTTGGAACTACGTTACCTATGACCGCAGCATCCGGCTGATACTAAGAGCAAAAAAATAA
- a CDS encoding peptidase M16, protein MKTKTALLWAALILIIAGALACKPKQKAERYDYETVAGDPLQARIYTLKNGLKVYLSVNPREPRIQTYIAVRAGSKSDPQETTGLAHYLEHMLFKGTHKFGTINWEAEKVLLDSISALYEQHLAAKDPATKKAIYRHIDSLSYEASKYAVPNEYDKMISSLGAKGTNAYTWVEQTVYVNDIPSNELEKWLMVESDRFRTLVLRLFHTELETVYEEFNRAQDNDGRKSWNALMKGLFPSHPYGTQTTLGEGEHLKNPSMVNIHKYFEKYYVPNNMAICMSGDLDPDKTVALIEKYFGDWEPRPVEPFSFEPQPNLTEPVIKESFGPQKEHVYVGFRSGGAATREALMIKLIAEILYNGKAGLIDLNLNQKQKALAARAFDNIMADYGMLVLYGEPRAGQTLEEVKDLLLQQMDSLKQGAFEDWLLDAVIKNRKLQQLRAYESNRSRAHEFVDAFILGLDWKDVVNELAEMDKITKEEIVAFARQHFNNNYVVSYKRLGTDPLVYKVEKPLITPVVMNRDTQSAFKQHFDTLKSERLVPVFADFQKEIQTSTLSADIPFYYVHNDFNDLFELYLIFDMGTDNDKKMGIAVKYLPYLGTSRFTAEELKKELFKKGLSLDVNASRDQVYVALKGLGESFTEGVQLLAHVLSDVQPDSQALADIVDGIFKEREDARRNKGVILNTAMVSYAKYGPRSSFTHILSAEELKALDPAELTNILHSLTGYKHRVFYYGKNTPEAIKSVLKKNLPVAETLQEYPPPAHFPELEINENKVFCTNYDMVQAEMLLLSKGPLYDKTLAPFAALFNEYFGGGLSSIVFQEIREQKALAYAAYAYFSTPRWKEESHYVVAYLGTQADKLPLAVEAMKDLLSEMPRVAQQFEASREAAMKIIESERIVGPGLFWSYEAARKRGLEYDIRKDIYENLKTVTLDDLDSFFNKHIKDKNYTCLVVGKISGLDKKALEKLGPVRELTLEEIFNY, encoded by the coding sequence ATGAAAACGAAAACTGCGCTGTTATGGGCAGCATTAATCCTGATTATTGCAGGAGCGTTAGCCTGTAAACCCAAACAAAAAGCAGAGCGGTATGACTATGAAACAGTAGCGGGCGACCCGTTGCAGGCCAGAATCTACACATTAAAAAACGGACTCAAAGTGTATCTCAGCGTCAACCCGCGGGAGCCGCGCATACAAACATATATTGCCGTGCGTGCAGGTTCCAAGTCTGACCCTCAAGAGACCACCGGTCTGGCACACTACCTGGAACACATGCTTTTTAAAGGCACCCATAAATTCGGTACTATCAACTGGGAAGCCGAAAAGGTATTGCTGGATTCCATTTCTGCTCTGTATGAGCAACATCTTGCCGCAAAAGACCCCGCAACGAAAAAAGCTATCTACAGGCATATTGACAGCTTATCTTATGAAGCCTCAAAATATGCGGTTCCCAATGAATATGATAAAATGATCTCTTCGCTGGGCGCCAAGGGCACCAATGCCTATACATGGGTAGAGCAAACCGTATATGTCAACGATATTCCCTCCAACGAGCTGGAAAAATGGCTCATGGTAGAATCGGACAGATTCAGGACACTGGTGCTGCGATTATTCCATACCGAACTGGAAACAGTATATGAAGAATTTAACCGTGCACAGGACAATGACGGTCGCAAATCATGGAATGCCCTCATGAAAGGTCTCTTCCCCTCTCATCCTTATGGCACCCAAACCACACTGGGTGAAGGCGAACATCTGAAAAACCCTTCCATGGTGAATATCCATAAATACTTTGAAAAATATTATGTGCCCAACAATATGGCCATCTGCATGTCCGGTGATCTGGATCCGGACAAAACAGTGGCTTTGATTGAAAAATATTTTGGCGACTGGGAACCCCGTCCGGTAGAGCCTTTTTCTTTTGAACCTCAGCCTAACCTGACTGAGCCGGTAATTAAGGAATCCTTCGGTCCTCAGAAAGAGCATGTATATGTGGGCTTCAGATCAGGCGGTGCAGCCACCCGTGAGGCACTTATGATTAAACTGATTGCAGAAATACTGTACAACGGCAAGGCAGGCCTCATAGACCTGAATCTGAATCAGAAACAAAAAGCCCTTGCCGCCCGTGCATTTGATAATATCATGGCAGATTATGGCATGCTCGTGCTCTATGGCGAGCCACGTGCCGGACAAACCCTGGAAGAGGTTAAAGACCTCCTGCTGCAGCAAATGGACTCTCTCAAACAGGGAGCCTTTGAAGATTGGCTGCTGGATGCCGTTATCAAAAACAGAAAACTGCAACAATTGCGCGCCTATGAAAGCAATCGCAGCAGAGCACACGAATTTGTTGATGCTTTCATACTCGGGCTAGACTGGAAAGACGTGGTCAACGAATTGGCTGAAATGGATAAAATCACAAAGGAAGAAATAGTTGCTTTCGCCAGGCAGCATTTTAACAACAACTATGTAGTGTCTTATAAACGTCTCGGCACAGACCCGCTGGTGTACAAGGTGGAAAAACCGCTGATAACTCCCGTGGTAATGAATCGTGACACCCAGTCGGCTTTTAAGCAACACTTTGATACCTTAAAATCCGAACGCCTGGTACCCGTATTTGCTGATTTTCAAAAAGAAATTCAAACCAGCACGCTCTCCGCTGATATTCCTTTTTACTACGTGCACAACGATTTCAATGATCTCTTTGAGTTGTATCTGATCTTTGACATGGGCACCGACAATGATAAAAAAATGGGGATTGCAGTAAAATACCTGCCCTACCTGGGCACTTCCCGCTTTACAGCCGAAGAACTGAAAAAAGAATTATTTAAAAAAGGCCTGAGCCTGGATGTAAATGCCTCCAGGGATCAGGTGTATGTTGCCCTGAAAGGTTTGGGCGAATCATTTACCGAAGGTGTGCAGTTGCTGGCACATGTATTATCGGATGTGCAGCCTGATTCGCAGGCACTGGCAGACATTGTTGACGGTATATTCAAAGAGCGCGAGGATGCCAGGCGCAACAAAGGGGTCATTCTCAATACGGCAATGGTCAGCTATGCCAAGTATGGCCCGCGCTCCTCTTTTACCCACATTCTTTCTGCAGAAGAACTAAAAGCCCTGGATCCCGCTGAGCTGACAAACATCCTGCATAGCCTGACCGGTTACAAACATCGTGTGTTTTATTATGGAAAAAACACTCCTGAAGCAATTAAATCTGTGCTAAAAAAGAATCTTCCCGTTGCTGAAACTCTCCAAGAGTATCCCCCACCTGCCCATTTTCCGGAACTGGAGATTAATGAAAATAAAGTATTCTGCACCAACTACGATATGGTGCAGGCCGAAATGCTGCTGCTTTCCAAAGGACCGCTTTACGATAAAACATTGGCCCCCTTTGCTGCCCTTTTTAATGAATACTTCGGTGGAGGGTTGTCATCCATTGTATTTCAGGAAATACGCGAACAGAAAGCATTGGCTTATGCAGCGTACGCCTACTTTTCCACTCCGCGATGGAAGGAGGAGTCTCACTATGTGGTGGCTTATCTGGGAACCCAGGCTGACAAGCTGCCACTGGCTGTGGAGGCAATGAAAGATTTGCTGAGTGAAATGCCGCGCGTAGCCCAACAGTTTGAGGCCTCCCGGGAGGCTGCCATGAAGATTATTGAAAGCGAAAGAATTGTAGGCCCCGGTTTGTTCTGGAGCTATGAGGCGGCACGGAAACGCGGCCTGGAGTATGATATCCGCAAGGATATATATGAAAATCTGAAAACAGTAACCCTGGATGACTTAGATAGCTTTTTTAATAAGCACATTAAAGACAAAAATTACACGTGCCTGGTGGTAGGAAAAATTTCCGGGCTGGATAAAAAAGCGCTTGAAAAATTAGGACCGGTGAGGGAGCTCACTCTGGAAGAAATATTTAACTACTAA
- a CDS encoding DNA polymerase III subunit gamma/tau, with protein sequence MFSTFTVSARKYRPVRFEDVVGQEGVTTTLKNAIKTGQLAHAYLFCGPRGVGKTTCARILAREVNGFTPDASGDLSTSLNIYELDAASNNSVEDIRSLVDQVRIPPQYGKYKVYIIDEVHMLSAQAFNAFLKTLEEPPPYAIFILATTEKSKIIPTILSRCQIFDFNRITVEDITRHLAEICRRENIQADENALHIIALKADGALRDALSMLDRLVNYETRTLDYQSVINNLNILDYDYYFTITEHVITSNTASALLLYDEILKKGFDGADFLSGLGGHIRNLLVAKDPQTLTLLEATAALKDRYLQQAAQCPGPFLLNALNLVNLCEVGYKASNNKRLHVEIMLIKLCNLKELLNVPPEDFFKVVSNKTVTHPQTLKKEIPRQETAKKEAPPQETRSLNPPAASGRHVSSSVSTEQPDKGDYKAKRARRLTGSFSFSDLQQSPLQDVLTQPPPRPDNEKLTIDPQRLEAAWNDYMQLLQNEKRLSLYSLMSQIKPVIKGREITLELSSKLQLELFNNERHKLVQFLEEQLNITGITLKAEVVKNKAVISPKPFTAQEKFREMAEANPALLDLQKSLDLKLEP encoded by the coding sequence GTGTTCAGCACATTCACCGTTTCTGCGCGCAAATACCGTCCTGTCAGATTTGAAGACGTGGTGGGGCAGGAGGGCGTAACTACCACGCTGAAAAATGCCATCAAAACCGGACAGCTTGCCCACGCCTACCTGTTTTGTGGTCCCCGTGGTGTCGGCAAAACCACCTGTGCCCGCATACTTGCCCGTGAAGTAAATGGCTTTACCCCTGATGCATCAGGCGATTTATCCACCTCTCTGAATATTTATGAACTGGATGCCGCCAGCAACAACTCCGTGGAAGATATCCGCAGCCTTGTAGATCAGGTGCGCATTCCTCCCCAGTATGGCAAATACAAAGTGTATATCATTGATGAGGTTCACATGCTTTCTGCACAGGCATTTAATGCCTTCCTGAAAACGCTCGAAGAACCACCCCCTTACGCCATTTTCATCCTGGCTACAACCGAAAAGAGTAAAATCATACCGACTATTCTCTCCCGCTGCCAGATCTTTGATTTCAACCGCATAACCGTTGAAGATATCACCAGACATCTTGCCGAAATATGCAGGCGTGAAAACATTCAGGCTGATGAAAACGCATTGCACATTATTGCTCTTAAAGCCGATGGCGCTCTGCGTGATGCCCTTTCTATGCTGGACAGGCTGGTGAATTATGAGACCCGCACCCTGGATTATCAGTCTGTAATTAACAATCTGAACATACTGGATTATGATTATTATTTCACAATAACCGAACACGTCATTACGAGCAACACAGCCAGCGCACTTCTGTTATATGATGAGATTTTAAAGAAAGGCTTTGATGGCGCTGATTTCCTCTCCGGCCTAGGAGGACATATCCGTAACCTGCTGGTGGCTAAAGACCCGCAAACCCTAACCCTCCTGGAAGCGACTGCCGCCTTAAAAGATAGATATCTGCAACAGGCAGCGCAATGCCCCGGCCCGTTTTTGCTTAATGCGCTCAATCTGGTTAATCTCTGCGAGGTCGGATACAAAGCCAGCAACAATAAAAGACTGCATGTGGAAATCATGCTGATAAAGCTCTGCAACCTCAAGGAGCTTCTTAATGTACCTCCTGAAGATTTCTTTAAAGTAGTTTCCAACAAAACAGTAACCCATCCGCAAACACTAAAAAAAGAAATTCCCAGGCAGGAAACAGCAAAAAAAGAGGCACCCCCACAGGAAACACGCTCTCTGAACCCACCTGCGGCTTCCGGCAGACATGTCTCCTCTTCGGTGAGCACCGAGCAGCCTGACAAGGGAGATTATAAAGCAAAACGCGCCAGGCGCCTCACCGGCAGTTTCAGCTTCTCTGACTTACAGCAGTCTCCGCTGCAGGATGTACTTACACAGCCTCCGCCACGGCCCGATAATGAAAAATTAACCATAGACCCCCAGCGGCTGGAAGCTGCATGGAATGACTACATGCAACTCCTGCAAAACGAAAAACGCCTCAGCCTTTATAGCCTCATGTCTCAAATCAAACCTGTCATAAAGGGCAGGGAAATTACTCTGGAATTAAGCAGCAAACTGCAACTGGAATTGTTTAACAATGAGCGTCACAAGCTGGTACAGTTTCTGGAAGAACAGTTAAACATAACCGGCATTACCCTGAAAGCAGAAGTTGTAAAAAATAAGGCGGTGATATCTCCCAAGCCCTTTACGGCCCAGGAGAAGTTTCGGGAAATGGCGGAAGCAAATCCTGCCCTGCTGGATTTGCAGAAAAGCCTGGATCTGAAACTGGAACCCTGA
- the fadD gene encoding AMP-dependent synthetase yields MSYTRLFDILPHQLKNFPQEDCLACKENGQWKKYSTQQCIDIINQVSRAMIKYGIQPGDKIAIISNNRPEWNFVDLGMMQAGAINVPIYPTISEGEYKFIFNDAGIKLAFVSDKGLHEKLQNIRKDVPTLQDIFTFDRVEGARHWSEFMELGKEDNQAEVEKRKANIKDTDLATIIYTSGTTGTPKGVMLSHKNITSNVSATIPNLVVDASHRVLSFLPLCHIFERMVCYTYMAVGASIYYAESLDTIAANLQEVKPHFFTSVPRLLEKVFDRIMAKGAELTGLKRKLFFWAVNLGLQFDDRGLNSPWYNVRLAIARKLIFSKWTAALGGNVIAIVTGAAALRIDIARIFNAAGIAVREGYGQTETSPVLTANRVEQGGYWLGTVGPPIDGVTLKIDEKNKEILAKGPNIMMGYYKRPDLTAQVIDQDGWLHTGDQGELLSWNGKQFLKITGRVKELFKTSGGKYVAPQVIENKMKESPYIEQIMVVGENRHFVAALIVPSFEKLKEYAAQNGIAYNSTADLVNNEKIYRLIQSEVDRFNPEFGKVEQIKKFKLLPNDWTIETGEMTPTMKVKRDVVMNKYKAEIEQLYAG; encoded by the coding sequence ATGAGCTATACGCGACTGTTTGACATACTGCCTCACCAGTTAAAAAATTTTCCTCAGGAAGATTGCCTCGCATGCAAGGAAAACGGGCAATGGAAAAAATACAGCACGCAGCAATGCATAGATATCATCAATCAGGTAAGCCGGGCGATGATAAAATATGGTATCCAGCCTGGCGATAAAATTGCCATCATCTCCAACAACCGCCCCGAATGGAACTTCGTTGATTTAGGTATGATGCAGGCAGGAGCCATTAATGTGCCCATCTACCCTACCATCAGTGAGGGGGAATACAAATTTATCTTTAATGATGCGGGCATTAAGCTGGCTTTTGTATCGGATAAAGGGTTGCATGAGAAACTGCAGAACATCAGGAAGGATGTACCCACTCTTCAGGATATTTTCACTTTTGACCGGGTGGAGGGAGCGCGTCACTGGAGTGAGTTTATGGAGCTGGGGAAAGAAGATAATCAGGCGGAAGTAGAAAAAAGAAAGGCCAACATTAAAGACACAGATCTGGCGACTATCATTTATACTTCCGGAACTACGGGAACCCCCAAGGGGGTGATGTTGTCACACAAAAACATCACCAGCAATGTTAGTGCAACAATACCCAATCTGGTAGTGGATGCTTCTCATCGGGTGCTGAGTTTTCTGCCGTTGTGCCACATCTTTGAACGTATGGTGTGCTACACCTACATGGCCGTTGGAGCATCCATCTATTATGCCGAGAGCCTGGACACCATCGCGGCTAACCTGCAGGAAGTAAAGCCACATTTTTTCACTTCCGTGCCACGGCTGCTGGAAAAGGTTTTTGACCGTATTATGGCTAAAGGCGCAGAGCTTACAGGTCTGAAACGAAAGCTATTCTTCTGGGCTGTAAACCTCGGCTTGCAATTTGATGACCGCGGCCTGAACAGCCCATGGTATAATGTTCGGTTGGCCATTGCCCGTAAGCTTATTTTCAGCAAGTGGACGGCTGCCCTCGGAGGAAATGTCATTGCCATTGTCACCGGAGCAGCCGCACTTCGTATTGACATTGCCCGCATCTTCAATGCAGCCGGCATTGCCGTAAGAGAAGGCTACGGTCAAACTGAAACTTCTCCGGTACTCACCGCCAACCGTGTGGAACAGGGAGGCTACTGGCTTGGTACTGTGGGTCCGCCCATTGATGGGGTGACCCTTAAGATTGATGAAAAAAACAAAGAAATTCTGGCTAAAGGCCCCAACATCATGATGGGATATTATAAACGTCCTGACCTTACGGCCCAGGTCATTGACCAGGACGGGTGGCTCCATACCGGAGACCAGGGAGAGCTTTTAAGCTGGAACGGCAAGCAGTTTCTTAAAATAACCGGACGCGTAAAAGAACTCTTCAAAACTTCCGGAGGCAAATATGTTGCACCGCAGGTTATTGAAAATAAAATGAAGGAAAGCCCCTACATTGAGCAGATAATGGTAGTCGGAGAAAACCGGCATTTTGTAGCCGCACTCATTGTGCCTTCTTTTGAAAAGCTAAAAGAGTATGCCGCGCAAAACGGAATAGCGTACAATTCCACGGCTGATCTGGTCAATAACGAAAAGATATACCGTCTTATACAGAGTGAAGTGGATCGCTTCAATCCCGAATTCGGCAAAGTGGAGCAGATAAAAAAGTTTAAGCTGCTTCCCAACGATTGGACAATAGAAACCGGAGAAATGACGCCTACAATGAAAGTGAAGCGGGATGTAGTAATGAACAAATACAAGGCCGAAATAGAACAACTTTATGCCGGATAA